The Plasmodium berghei ANKA genome assembly, chromosome: 12 region agaagtataatgataaaatacGATGGTGTATAAAATGTAGTATAGAAGATATACTGGAAAAATGTGTTAGCTCGATTTGTATATACGTTTGATGGAATTATACTTACTTGCACTTTTTATCGAAAGCCCATTTTCTAAGGTTATGATAAGTAGTTGCTCCACAAATGTTATAATGAGTTTTCaaattgtaataatatgGCAATCCACcacataaattattataatctAATTGTTgtaataattcaaaattatatgagtTTTCATACATTtctaattttaaaaattcaatGCCTTCTTCATCCTTTAGTTTTTTTAGTAGTGGCTCCATACTATTACAATATTCACAGTCTTCGCTATGAAAAGCTAAAAGATGaggtaatttttttttttttaaattaagaaaaaatatcgaatttattttgtttctttttctGGTGCTGCCATTTTTTTCCCGCATCCTATTCGTATTATTTGTGgatatgtttttttctgaTAATATGGTACTCCAAATTGTTTGATTTCTTTTACTTAAACAATTTACTACATTGttatgttttataaatatatagctTAGTAAAGAGTTTCGaataaaaagataaataaTTGCAGTCGAAAAAAGGGGTAAAAAAAGCATCCGCCTTAAAATTCGagacatatataaatatataaatgtatagaTATACAtgtgaatatttttatccgTTTTACAtccttttattttcctttgttttaatttattatactaAAAATGGTACACCGTATATATTccaaatttgtatattatgCACATGATCATTCTTACATTTCTATATGCTTTAATTACTAAATGTCGTTAGTGACATTTCTATTTTTGTCTCTTTTAAAAGTTCAAAGATTGctgataaattaaattgtATAAATCGAATATTATGCATCTACACTtttatatgtgtgtatgtatatatatttgtaaattcGCGCGTTTCGAGTTATATAAACTTTAAAACCAAAATTAAGTAAAACTCAACAAAATTCAACTTAAGTGCTTTCGAGCAATATCCATATGCAATTATTTTCCAATTATCAAATTTAAAtggtaatatttttttaacttttatTGGGA contains the following coding sequences:
- a CDS encoding thioredoxin-like protein, putative; this encodes MYIYTFIYLYMSRILRRMLFLPLFSTAIIYLFIRNSLLSYIFIKHNNVVNCLSKRNQTIWSTILSEKNISTNNTNRMREKNGSTRKRNKINSIFFLNLKKKKLPHLLAFHSEDCEYCNSMEPLLKKLKDEEGIEFLKLEMYENSYNFELLQQLDYNNLCGGLPYYYNLKTHYNICGATTYHNLRKWAFDKKCNPNEPPNDEI